One genomic segment of Acinetobacter oleivorans DR1 includes these proteins:
- the mutS gene encoding DNA mismatch repair protein MutS, translating into MNSAEIMADLSTHTPMMQQYLKVKKDYQHALLFYRMGDFYELFFEDAHLAAKLLGITLTHRGKANGNPIPMAGVPYHSAEGYLARLVKAGRTVAICEQVGEVTGKGPVDRKVVRILTPGTLTDDALLSSYQSSNLVSLCIHQNQIGFALLDLSAGIFKVQQQDYKPEQLPIELARLMPSEILIDEDLVDTNIIEQIKKHLECPVTKRPNVDFNLNNAQKTLCDQFTVSTLSGFGLDPLPLAKAAAAALIHYAKETQKTALPHIRSIQLEQSTDFIALDPITRRNLEIIEPLFEHGTSLFQLVNDCQTAMGGRLLSRTLMQPVRDTALLDARLDAIEQLIQGYHESPVRLVLKEIGDIERVLSRVALGSARPRDLVQLRHACAQIPALRTALTPVIQAKKSKLLVQLDQELGDFKALHQHLMAAIVENPPVLLRDGNVIAEGYDADLDELRQIRDHAGQFLIDLEIKERERTGINTLKIGYNRVSGYYIELTRAQAEQAPADYIRRQTLKNAERYITPELKSFEDKVLSSESRALAREKALFEALLENLRENIAHLQMMSSAIAQIDVVANFAHQARLNNWARPEFTPETGIKIQAGRHPVVEALNKAPFTPNDTFLDAQHRMAIITGPNMGGKSTFMRQTALISLLAYCGSYVPAKTAKLGPIDRIFTRIGSADDLSTGKSTFMVEMTETSQILHHATNQSLVLMDEVGRGTSTYDGLSLAWACVVDLTKRVKCLCLFATHYFELTELGSEAGIDNYHVTAQELNGNLILLHKVQQGPASQSHGLQVAKLAGIPANVIKEAQKRLRILEKQQQQHLQTSFQNDLFAPPDANSGSQIIEKVVEIEVSSPALDLLKQIEVDNLSPRQALEQLYELKAALKS; encoded by the coding sequence ATGAATAGCGCTGAAATCATGGCTGATCTCTCCACCCACACTCCAATGATGCAGCAATATCTCAAGGTTAAAAAAGACTATCAACATGCGTTGCTGTTTTATCGTATGGGCGACTTTTATGAACTCTTCTTTGAAGATGCCCATTTAGCAGCTAAACTTTTAGGTATTACCTTAACCCATCGTGGTAAAGCAAACGGCAACCCGATTCCAATGGCAGGCGTTCCCTATCATTCGGCAGAAGGTTATCTTGCACGTCTTGTCAAAGCTGGGCGAACTGTAGCCATTTGCGAACAAGTCGGAGAAGTGACAGGTAAAGGTCCGGTTGATCGTAAAGTTGTTCGTATTCTTACACCTGGTACTTTAACTGATGATGCATTACTCAGCAGTTATCAATCGTCTAATCTCGTTTCATTATGCATTCATCAAAACCAGATTGGTTTCGCGTTACTCGACTTAAGTGCAGGTATTTTTAAAGTTCAACAACAAGATTACAAGCCAGAACAATTACCTATTGAACTTGCGCGTTTAATGCCAAGTGAAATCTTGATTGATGAAGACTTGGTCGACACAAATATTATCGAGCAAATTAAAAAACACTTAGAATGCCCTGTTACCAAACGTCCAAATGTAGACTTCAATCTAAATAACGCACAAAAAACTTTATGTGACCAATTTACGGTATCAACACTTTCAGGTTTTGGTTTAGACCCATTACCTTTAGCTAAAGCTGCTGCCGCTGCACTCATTCACTATGCAAAAGAAACACAAAAAACTGCATTACCGCATATCCGTTCAATTCAGCTTGAGCAAAGTACAGACTTTATAGCGCTCGACCCAATCACACGCCGTAACCTAGAAATTATCGAACCGTTATTTGAACATGGCACCTCATTATTCCAACTGGTAAATGACTGCCAAACTGCAATGGGTGGTCGTTTATTAAGCCGCACACTCATGCAACCTGTTCGTGATACAGCCTTGCTCGATGCTCGTTTAGATGCGATTGAACAACTCATTCAGGGCTATCACGAAAGTCCAGTTCGTTTAGTGCTTAAAGAAATTGGTGATATTGAACGTGTGCTTAGCCGTGTTGCACTAGGCAGTGCGCGACCACGCGATTTAGTTCAGCTTCGTCATGCATGTGCACAAATTCCAGCTTTAAGAACAGCGTTAACTCCAGTCATTCAAGCGAAAAAATCCAAGTTATTAGTTCAACTTGATCAAGAACTTGGAGATTTTAAAGCACTTCATCAGCATTTGATGGCAGCAATTGTTGAAAATCCGCCAGTATTACTTCGTGATGGCAATGTAATTGCAGAAGGATATGATGCCGACCTCGATGAATTACGCCAAATTCGTGATCATGCAGGTCAGTTCCTAATTGATTTAGAAATTAAAGAACGCGAGCGCACAGGTATTAACACCCTTAAAATCGGCTATAACCGTGTAAGTGGTTACTACATCGAATTGACTCGTGCTCAAGCAGAACAAGCCCCTGCTGACTATATCCGACGTCAAACATTAAAGAATGCTGAGCGCTACATTACGCCAGAGCTGAAAAGTTTTGAAGATAAAGTTCTGTCGAGTGAGTCGCGCGCATTAGCACGTGAAAAAGCATTATTCGAAGCTTTGCTTGAAAACCTTCGTGAAAATATTGCTCACTTACAAATGATGAGTTCGGCAATTGCTCAAATTGATGTGGTGGCAAACTTTGCTCATCAAGCACGTCTAAACAATTGGGCACGTCCTGAATTTACCCCAGAAACGGGCATTAAAATTCAGGCGGGTCGTCACCCTGTGGTTGAAGCATTAAATAAAGCACCATTTACCCCAAATGATACTTTCCTTGATGCTCAGCACCGTATGGCAATTATTACCGGTCCAAACATGGGTGGTAAATCAACCTTCATGCGTCAAACCGCATTAATTAGTTTACTTGCTTATTGCGGTAGCTATGTTCCTGCTAAAACAGCCAAGCTTGGTCCAATTGACCGAATTTTCACTCGTATTGGTTCAGCGGATGATTTATCTACAGGCAAATCTACTTTTATGGTTGAGATGACAGAAACTTCGCAAATTCTGCACCATGCCACCAATCAATCGCTTGTTTTAATGGATGAGGTTGGCCGCGGAACCAGTACTTATGACGGTTTATCTTTAGCATGGGCTTGCGTGGTTGATTTAACAAAGCGCGTAAAATGTTTATGCTTATTTGCCACTCACTATTTCGAGTTAACTGAACTTGGTAGTGAAGCAGGAATTGATAACTATCATGTGACGGCGCAAGAGCTTAACGGCAACCTGATTTTATTGCATAAGGTTCAGCAAGGCCCTGCAAGTCAAAGTCATGGTTTACAAGTCGCAAAATTAGCGGGCATTCCTGCCAATGTTATTAAAGAAGCACAGAAGCGTTTACGCATTTTGGAAAAACAGCAGCAGCAACATCTACAAACCAGTTTTCAAAATGATTTGTTTGCTCCACCAGATGCAAACTCTGGTTCACAAATCATAGAAAAAGTTGTCGAGATCGAAGTTTCATCCCCTGCTCTAGATTTACTTAAGCAAATTGAAGTCGATAACTTATCGCCTCGTCAGGCACTTGAACAACTCTATGAGCTGAAAGCTGCGCTGAAATCTTAA
- a CDS encoding GNAT family N-acetyltransferase, with amino-acid sequence MILRSLQYSEIDLIWQQISRRELITQNYIQKQQHLDLVDCFFDVQHWDAYHLENDPPKLKQLFEQGSIFIGAFDASEKLVGVSVVSNQLIADYPHAKLLHYFYVDADQQGQGIGAKLMQAAKESAKQLGAKQLYISATPSRRTVDFYMKHGAQPLSAPDQQLWQLEPEDIHLVCNV; translated from the coding sequence ATGATCTTAAGATCTTTGCAATATTCAGAAATCGATCTTATTTGGCAGCAAATTAGCCGCCGTGAATTAATCACTCAAAACTACATACAAAAACAGCAACATTTAGACTTAGTTGATTGTTTTTTTGATGTACAACATTGGGACGCATATCATCTAGAAAATGACCCACCAAAACTGAAACAACTCTTTGAGCAAGGTTCAATATTTATCGGCGCATTTGATGCTTCTGAAAAACTCGTTGGTGTGAGCGTAGTCTCAAATCAACTTATAGCGGACTACCCTCATGCGAAATTACTCCACTATTTCTATGTCGATGCAGACCAACAAGGTCAAGGCATTGGTGCTAAGCTTATGCAAGCCGCAAAAGAGTCCGCCAAGCAACTCGGTGCAAAACAACTGTATATTTCAGCAACCCCGAGTCGGCGCACTGTAGACTTCTATATGAAGCATGGTGCACAACCTTTAAGTGCTCCAGATCAACAACTTTGGCAGCTCGAACCTGAAGATATTCATTTAGTGTGTAATGTTTAG
- the fdxA gene encoding ferredoxin FdxA, which translates to MTFVVTENCIKCKYQDCVEVCPVDCFYEGPNFLVINPDECIDCALCEPECPANAIFSEDELPEGQEVFIELNADLSQKWPNITQIGDQPADREEWNGKPDKLQYLEK; encoded by the coding sequence ATGACCTTTGTTGTCACTGAAAATTGTATTAAATGTAAATACCAAGATTGCGTAGAAGTTTGTCCTGTTGACTGTTTCTACGAAGGTCCGAATTTCCTAGTGATTAATCCGGATGAATGTATTGACTGTGCATTATGTGAACCAGAGTGCCCGGCAAATGCAATTTTCTCTGAAGATGAGTTACCAGAAGGTCAGGAAGTGTTTATTGAATTAAATGCTGATCTTTCTCAAAAATGGCCTAACATTACTCAAATTGGTGACCAACCAGCTGACCGTGAAGAATGGAACGGCAAACCTGATAAATTACAATATCTTGAAAAGTAA
- a CDS encoding D-Ala-D-Ala carboxypeptidase family metallohydrolase: MRKFLQSLVPLCIIPAVMVGCVSSPQHTTTGKTSPSGKRIFIPQERVIIERPIPPKVEPASYRGWLSSGENYQRVREYENFLTRNNVAGIVPSFELLRSARDWQKCGRSEYAVPNRELWGNSLSTLRVFKYLVAAKVLTDFEVTSVYRDLPLNECAGGASSSKHLFNSAIDFRIGPEFPQAQDYAFIENTKFKLCQFWAQHGQSLNMGIGLYSSGQIHIDTQGYRTWGPDLTRNSSMCNF; this comes from the coding sequence ATGCGGAAGTTTTTGCAGAGTCTGGTGCCCTTATGCATAATCCCAGCGGTTATGGTAGGTTGTGTCAGCTCTCCCCAACACACAACAACAGGCAAAACCTCTCCAAGTGGTAAACGAATCTTTATTCCACAAGAGCGCGTTATTATCGAGCGCCCGATCCCCCCTAAAGTTGAGCCTGCGTCTTATCGAGGCTGGTTAAGTTCTGGTGAAAATTACCAACGTGTTCGTGAGTACGAAAACTTCTTAACCCGAAATAACGTCGCAGGCATTGTGCCAAGTTTTGAGTTATTACGCTCAGCACGTGATTGGCAAAAATGTGGCCGCTCAGAATATGCGGTGCCTAATCGCGAACTTTGGGGCAACTCTTTATCAACCCTACGCGTATTTAAATATTTAGTTGCAGCAAAAGTTTTAACTGACTTTGAAGTAACCTCGGTTTACCGTGACTTACCTTTAAATGAATGTGCAGGTGGCGCAAGCTCATCTAAACATTTATTTAACTCGGCAATCGATTTCCGTATTGGCCCTGAGTTCCCACAAGCTCAAGATTATGCATTTATCGAAAATACCAAGTTTAAACTTTGTCAGTTCTGGGCTCAGCATGGCCAAAGCTTAAATATGGGTATTGGCTTATATAGCTCCGGGCAAATTCATATTGATACTCAAGGCTATCGTACTTGGGGACCAGACCTCACCCGAAACAGTTCGATGTGTAATTTCTAA
- a CDS encoding O-methyltransferase — translation MQQMWTDIDQYIDSHLIPEDPRLEYALKNTDEHGFSNHLAVAPNQGMFLQMLIQMNKCKRVLEIGTFAAYSTIWLGRALPEDGYLLTIEGRATHAEMAQKNIDHANLPVKVDLRAGRAADILSAIDPQSIEPFDFIFIDADKQGYPEYLELSLKFSKSGTIIVLDNVIRAGDILNPDNKKPSIEGIREMFKALENHPQILSCTALQTVGSKGHDGFAIAIVK, via the coding sequence ATGCAGCAGATGTGGACAGACATTGACCAATATATCGATTCACATTTAATTCCTGAAGACCCGCGACTCGAATATGCATTAAAGAATACTGATGAACATGGCTTTTCAAATCATCTTGCAGTGGCACCTAACCAAGGTATGTTCTTGCAGATGCTTATTCAAATGAATAAATGCAAACGAGTCTTAGAAATTGGAACCTTTGCTGCATATAGTACCATCTGGTTAGGCCGAGCTTTGCCTGAAGATGGTTATTTACTCACAATAGAAGGCCGTGCTACTCATGCAGAAATGGCTCAAAAAAATATCGACCATGCTAACCTTCCGGTAAAAGTCGATCTTAGAGCTGGCCGCGCCGCTGATATTCTGTCTGCAATTGATCCTCAATCTATCGAGCCTTTCGATTTTATTTTCATTGATGCAGATAAACAGGGTTATCCTGAATATTTAGAATTGAGCCTGAAATTCTCTAAATCAGGTACGATTATTGTGCTTGATAATGTCATTCGCGCAGGTGATATTTTAAATCCAGACAATAAAAAACCGAGTATTGAAGGCATCCGTGAAATGTTTAAAGCTCTCGAAAATCACCCACAAATATTGTCTTGTACAGCCTTACAAACAGTCGGCTCCAAAGGTCATGATGGCTTCGCAATTGCAATTGTGAAATAA
- a CDS encoding universal stress protein, which produces MNRVIACIDSSPCINAIADAAAWVAKATGRELVLLQILDYYPASYHLGEISGVIGFESNAMLLKELAELEQKQSELALDYSNNLLRHISDLIQEKHGITSSKIQEKGDFLEQSFNLLHENDIVILGRVGERAAEKQKPIGSNVENFIRGANCTVLTIGENFKVPTRFIFAYEYSPTCQKMMRRIAQSDLLRTLQCHLVYVGDHPEILNEPEHYLKQAGIDVVTVYRYGDVAQNILEYQQEHGIQIIVLGAFSHSKIHQFFLGSIATTIFRNATVPLLVAK; this is translated from the coding sequence ATGAACCGTGTTATTGCGTGTATTGACTCATCACCGTGTATTAATGCTATTGCCGATGCAGCAGCATGGGTTGCTAAAGCAACCGGACGGGAACTTGTATTATTACAAATTCTAGATTATTACCCAGCCAGTTATCATCTTGGTGAAATTAGTGGGGTAATTGGCTTTGAAAGCAATGCAATGCTGCTAAAAGAGTTAGCTGAGCTGGAACAAAAACAAAGTGAACTCGCTTTAGACTATAGCAATAATTTACTCCGTCACATTTCTGATCTTATTCAAGAAAAACATGGAATTACGAGTTCAAAAATTCAAGAAAAAGGCGATTTTTTAGAGCAAAGTTTTAATCTTTTACATGAAAATGACATCGTCATTTTAGGTCGAGTTGGGGAGCGGGCTGCCGAGAAACAGAAACCAATCGGTAGTAATGTTGAGAACTTTATCCGTGGGGCCAACTGTACAGTTTTGACTATTGGTGAAAACTTTAAAGTGCCAACCCGTTTTATCTTTGCCTATGAATATTCACCAACTTGTCAAAAAATGATGCGCCGTATTGCCCAAAGTGATTTATTGCGAACACTGCAATGTCATTTGGTATATGTAGGTGATCATCCAGAAATATTAAATGAACCTGAGCATTACCTGAAACAAGCGGGCATAGATGTTGTGACCGTATATCGCTATGGTGATGTTGCACAAAATATTTTAGAGTACCAACAAGAACACGGTATTCAAATTATTGTGCTTGGAGCATTTAGTCATAGCAAGATTCATCAATTCTTCTTGGGAAGTATTGCGACAACCATATTCCGAAACGCGACTGTACCGTTACTTGTGGCTAAATGA
- a CDS encoding chloramphenicol acetyltransferase CAT, with product MTDSLLKYREQHKHRLNYMPWLYWTLKPKHRAWAEEWQKEYQAYLMDMETVEIGENCFISPLAHIFAEPGRKIIIGDNCFIAADCSLHGPLEIGNEVAINHHCILDGGRAGIKLHDQVRIAAYCHLYAFDHGMQLDRPLYQQPVTSKGIEVEQDVWLGAHVGIKDGIKVGKHAVVGMNSMVTKDVEPYHIVGGNPAKFIRLRE from the coding sequence ATGACTGATTCCTTATTGAAATATCGTGAGCAACATAAGCACCGCTTAAACTATATGCCATGGTTATATTGGACTTTAAAACCTAAACATCGTGCTTGGGCCGAAGAATGGCAAAAAGAATACCAAGCTTATTTGATGGACATGGAAACCGTTGAGATTGGTGAAAACTGTTTTATTTCACCGTTAGCACATATTTTTGCTGAGCCGGGACGCAAAATTATCATTGGTGATAATTGCTTTATCGCAGCAGATTGTAGTTTGCATGGACCCCTTGAAATTGGAAATGAGGTCGCGATAAATCATCATTGTATTTTAGATGGTGGGCGAGCTGGCATAAAATTGCATGACCAAGTTCGGATTGCAGCATATTGTCATTTATATGCATTTGATCATGGGATGCAGTTAGACCGTCCACTTTACCAACAGCCTGTCACTTCTAAAGGAATTGAAGTTGAGCAGGACGTTTGGTTGGGGGCACATGTGGGTATTAAAGATGGTATTAAAGTAGGAAAACATGCCGTAGTCGGGATGAATAGTATGGTGACCAAAGATGTTGAGCCTTACCATATTGTTGGTGGAAATCCCGCAAAATTTATTCGTTTAAGAGAATAA
- a CDS encoding IMPACT family protein: protein MAFTIASQITFEEEIKKSRFQAIAAPVENEQQVKEFLELNKDISTTHQCWAWKIGHNVRFNDDGEPSGTAGRPILATIEGNDLTNIIVMVNRWYGGIKLGTGGLVRAYGGCAGQCLLLAERIELIAKKTIYFSCHFNEWAIFQYELTQQQIEYQETYTATGVDIEARLQIHQIEPLALKLRDVTRGREELKIEEELTDD, encoded by the coding sequence ATGGCTTTTACGATTGCATCACAGATTACATTTGAAGAAGAAATTAAAAAAAGCAGATTTCAGGCTATCGCTGCGCCAGTAGAAAATGAACAGCAAGTTAAAGAATTTTTAGAACTCAATAAAGATATCTCTACAACTCACCAATGTTGGGCTTGGAAAATTGGCCATAACGTACGCTTTAATGATGACGGCGAACCGTCAGGAACAGCAGGCCGCCCAATTTTGGCGACCATTGAAGGGAATGACCTGACGAATATTATTGTGATGGTTAACCGTTGGTACGGTGGAATAAAACTTGGAACAGGTGGCCTTGTTAGAGCATATGGAGGCTGTGCTGGGCAATGTTTGCTTTTGGCTGAGCGTATTGAACTCATTGCAAAGAAAACGATTTACTTTTCTTGTCACTTTAATGAGTGGGCGATATTTCAATATGAGCTTACTCAACAACAAATTGAATATCAGGAAACCTACACTGCAACGGGTGTAGATATCGAAGCAAGGCTACAAATACATCAAATTGAACCGCTTGCTTTAAAACTTAGAGACGTAACGCGTGGTCGTGAAGAGTTAAAAATTGAAGAGGAATTAACTGATGACTGA
- a CDS encoding HlyD family efflux transporter periplasmic adaptor subunit: protein MSEPQQEQQLTRSMNVSYSEPPLPRASLVIWIVGIGLVIFFIWAWVFKLEEVSTGTGKVIPSSKEQVIQSLEGGILTKLNVQEGDIVQKGEILAQLDPTRFASNVGESRSLLISAQATAARLRAEVNGTPLVFPEIVMKEPKLVLEETALYRSRRADLEQTLSGLKQALQLVQQELAMTEPLVAKGAASEVEVLRLRREANDLRNKMNDAQNQYYVKAREELSKANTDSETQQQIVLGRSDSLDRAVFKAPVRGVVKEIAVTTHGGVIPQNGKLMTIVPIDEQLLIEARILPRDIAFIRPGQEALVKITAYDYSIYGGLKGKVTVISPDTIRDEVKQDQFYYRVYIRTDSDKLYNKEGKAFGITPGMVATVDIRTGEKTVLDYLLKPFNKAKEALRER from the coding sequence ATGAGCGAACCACAACAAGAACAACAACTCACCCGTTCAATGAATGTCTCTTATAGTGAGCCACCTTTACCACGTGCCAGCTTAGTGATCTGGATTGTGGGGATTGGTTTAGTTATTTTCTTTATCTGGGCATGGGTATTTAAACTTGAAGAAGTTTCTACCGGTACGGGTAAAGTGATTCCATCATCTAAAGAACAGGTGATTCAGTCTTTAGAGGGCGGTATTTTAACCAAGCTCAATGTACAAGAAGGCGACATTGTTCAAAAAGGCGAAATTCTTGCGCAACTAGATCCAACCCGTTTTGCATCTAATGTGGGTGAATCAAGATCTTTACTCATTTCAGCTCAGGCGACAGCAGCGCGTTTGCGTGCGGAAGTAAACGGTACGCCATTGGTTTTTCCTGAAATTGTGATGAAAGAACCAAAACTTGTACTAGAAGAAACAGCGCTCTATCGCTCACGTCGTGCTGATCTTGAGCAAACACTTTCAGGTTTAAAACAGGCTTTGCAACTGGTGCAACAAGAACTGGCAATGACGGAGCCTTTGGTTGCTAAAGGTGCGGCAAGTGAGGTTGAAGTTTTACGTTTACGTCGTGAAGCAAATGACCTTAGAAACAAAATGAATGATGCGCAGAATCAGTATTATGTTAAGGCTCGTGAAGAGTTATCGAAAGCAAATACGGATAGTGAAACGCAGCAACAAATTGTGCTGGGTCGTAGTGACAGTTTAGATCGTGCGGTGTTCAAAGCACCGGTTCGTGGTGTTGTAAAAGAAATTGCAGTCACAACCCATGGTGGTGTTATTCCACAGAACGGTAAATTGATGACCATTGTACCGATTGATGAGCAGTTGCTTATTGAAGCGCGTATTTTGCCGCGTGACATTGCATTTATTCGTCCGGGACAAGAAGCACTGGTTAAGATTACTGCCTATGACTACTCAATTTATGGTGGTTTAAAAGGAAAGGTTACGGTTATTTCACCGGATACAATTCGTGATGAAGTGAAACAAGACCAATTCTATTATCGTGTTTATATCCGCACTGATTCCGACAAGCTTTATAATAAAGAAGGTAAGGCTTTTGGTATTACACCGGGTATGGTGGCAACAGTAGATATTCGTACGGGTGAAAAAACAGTACTCGATTACTTACTTAAACCGTTTAATAAAGCGAAAGAAGCGTTACGAGAAAGATAA
- a CDS encoding type I secretion system permease/ATPase, producing MMTKINYQPWLQAVLTIAKHYRIEPSEERIRLQLDWNQNQNLDDVLQLITRQVGLNLRKVPFSLEVLNPWRLPVMVEFNDGQVGVVDKADTQGNVSIQLSGDHGLSQNLSLDVLKTTIKNVYILRPETSIPDARIDEYIKPYEASWFWSIVLRDWKRYVDIMFASLIANILALATIIFSMQVYDRVVPSQSIPTLWVLAGGVLIAALFEFTLRISRVYLSDIIGKRADLRVSDRVFGHALRIKNKDRSKSTGSFISQIRELEGVRELVTSTTISAIADFPFFFLFLTIFAIIGGKLFWVMLLVVPLMLLPGILAQKKLAQLAQEGMRESSIRNAILVEAVQGIEDIKLLRAESRFQNQWNHMNEVSADIGMRQRKIVGTLMAWTQMLQGLTYAIVVLVGCFAVMDGEMTTGALVACSILSSRMLGPIAQITGVLGRLQQAKVAKQSLDELMQRPIDQADRSHLVHKAALNGDYELKNALFQYGEEDPRPSLAIRHLKIRAGEKIAILGRNGAGKSTLLQLLSGMQVPTQGSVHLDGLDLSLIDPSDVRRDMGLLNQNAYLFYGTIRENLTLGAPLATDEEILRALVVTGALPFVQEKKEGLDHLILEGGVGFSGGQKQALLLARLLIRQPNILLLDEPTAAIDDVAEKQLIDHLKGWLAHRTLVVATHRRAVLELVDRIIVVNDGKIVMDGPRDQVLNQSTAQQKQVQGGNS from the coding sequence ATGATGACAAAAATAAACTACCAGCCCTGGTTACAGGCGGTCTTAACGATTGCTAAACATTACCGAATTGAGCCTTCAGAAGAAAGAATCCGTTTACAACTTGACTGGAACCAGAATCAAAACCTTGATGATGTTTTGCAGCTCATTACACGTCAGGTTGGACTAAATTTACGTAAAGTACCTTTTTCTTTAGAGGTGCTGAATCCGTGGCGCCTGCCTGTTATGGTCGAGTTTAACGACGGACAGGTTGGTGTTGTTGATAAAGCTGATACTCAAGGAAATGTCAGTATCCAGTTGAGTGGAGATCACGGCCTTTCCCAAAATTTAAGCTTAGACGTCTTAAAAACGACAATTAAAAATGTCTATATTCTGCGTCCTGAAACTTCTATTCCTGATGCGCGTATTGACGAATATATCAAACCGTATGAAGCAAGCTGGTTCTGGTCAATTGTACTCAGAGACTGGAAGCGCTACGTTGATATTATGTTTGCCTCACTGATTGCCAATATTTTGGCACTGGCAACCATTATTTTCTCAATGCAAGTCTATGACCGCGTTGTTCCATCACAGTCTATCCCGACTTTATGGGTGTTGGCAGGCGGTGTACTCATTGCAGCGCTCTTCGAATTTACCTTACGTATATCACGCGTGTACTTATCCGATATTATTGGTAAACGTGCTGACTTACGGGTATCTGACCGTGTATTTGGTCATGCCCTAAGAATCAAAAATAAAGACCGCTCAAAGTCTACAGGTAGTTTTATTTCCCAGATTCGTGAGCTCGAAGGTGTTCGTGAACTGGTGACTTCAACCACCATTAGTGCAATTGCAGATTTCCCGTTCTTTTTCTTGTTCCTGACCATCTTTGCGATTATTGGCGGGAAATTGTTCTGGGTGATGTTGCTGGTTGTACCCCTTATGCTTTTGCCGGGTATTCTGGCACAGAAGAAGCTAGCTCAACTCGCACAAGAGGGTATGAGAGAATCATCAATCCGTAACGCCATTCTTGTTGAAGCGGTGCAAGGTATTGAAGACATCAAGCTTTTACGTGCTGAATCACGCTTCCAAAACCAGTGGAACCACATGAATGAAGTTTCAGCCGACATTGGTATGAGACAACGTAAAATCGTTGGTACCCTAATGGCATGGACTCAAATGCTTCAAGGTCTGACCTATGCGATTGTGGTTTTAGTAGGATGTTTTGCGGTGATGGATGGTGAAATGACGACAGGTGCGTTAGTGGCCTGTTCAATTTTATCTTCACGTATGTTAGGTCCGATTGCACAGATTACCGGTGTTCTAGGACGTTTACAGCAGGCGAAAGTTGCAAAACAAAGTTTAGATGAGCTTATGCAACGTCCGATTGATCAGGCTGACCGTTCACATCTGGTACATAAAGCTGCTTTAAATGGTGATTACGAACTAAAAAATGCCTTGTTCCAATATGGAGAAGAAGATCCGAGACCAAGTTTGGCAATCCGTCATTTAAAAATTCGCGCTGGTGAAAAAATTGCAATTCTAGGGCGTAATGGGGCGGGTAAATCGACATTGCTTCAGCTTCTATCTGGCATGCAAGTCCCAACTCAAGGTTCGGTGCATTTAGATGGTCTGGATCTGTCTTTAATTGACCCATCTGATGTGCGTCGTGATATGGGTTTACTTAACCAGAATGCTTATCTTTTTTACGGTACGATTCGTGAGAACCTTACTTTAGGTGCTCCGCTTGCAACCGATGAAGAAATTCTTCGGGCTTTAGTGGTGACAGGTGCATTACCTTTTGTTCAAGAGAAAAAAGAAGGACTAGATCACCTGATTTTAGAGGGTGGCGTTGGTTTCTCGGGTGGTCAGAAACAAGCGTTGTTACTGGCTCGTTTATTGATTCGTCAACCTAACATTTTATTGTTAGACGAACCAACAGCAGCTATTGATGATGTGGCAGAGAAACAACTGATTGATCATTTAAAAGGTTGGCTGGCGCATCGGACCTTGGTCGTTGCGACTCACCGCCGAGCTGTTTTAGAACTGGTGGACCGTATTATTGTCGTTAACGATGGCAAAATCGTGATGGATGGTCCAAGAGATCAGGTCCTTAATCAATCAACAGCCCAACAAAAACAAGTGCAAGGGGGTAATTCATGA